The segment TAGCAATTTATCATCTAACCCATAGTGGTCTATCAATTGAGTAAGGCTTAGTTTCTTGTTCTCTTCAGACGCAGCTGACTGCAACTCATAAAGCAACAGCTGGCTACAGCTTCTCCACTTCTTTATTAACAACTGTAACTGAGACAGATCattctgaaacagaaaaaaaaaacatatgtatGTCAATAACTAATCATGCTAGTTCAACTTAATTAAAGTTGTTAAATTAGTGGATGTGCAGTTTAAAGGCTAACATACACAGGGATGAATGGGACTTCTATCTAGGAAAAAGTAGGATGATCATATGTAGAATGGTTACAATGTCACTCAACTTGAGTTCTATGGCTATTTTGTTGGCTTAAGCTCTGGGCCATCCTTATGATAAGGGAAAAATCAAATCATTAAATAGGGACAAAACTATGTCAAGAAGCAATAATACAGGGAAAAATCTACTGTATTAcaactgtactttttaaaaaatgtcactaTGCTTTCCACTAAATgttgctatgaacctaaaactgctctttaaaattacaatattcaagttaaaaatatttttttaggctgggcatggtggctcacacctgtaatcccagcaccttaggaggccaaggtgggaggactgcttgagcccaggagttcaagactacactgtgcaaaatagcaagactctatgtctacaaaaaaataattttaaaaaattagccaggtgtgatggcacatgtctgtagtcccagctactagggaggctgagctgggaggatcacttgagcccaggagttcaaggctgcaataagctatgactgcaccactgccctccaggctgggcaacagagaccatgtctctaaaaaaagaatgaataaataaaatatattttttcaacattCAATactcctaaattttattttttaaaaaccctaaaatttCAAGAGAACAAATGAGATACACTATCCCATCACTAATTCCACATAGTTCAGGGAAAATGAGCTATTGCATATATGTATGAATTTTCCAGGTCATAAAGGTTATTCTCCTTCCAAGTACCCAAGTTCTATTTAATTCAACTTATATGGGTTGAaatctaaaatataatatatatatttttttttctcaaataaaatggCTGAATCACATTAATTATTTGGGGGAGACACAAGATCATTACTAAAAATACCTTTTATTGTACTCTACAGCCCATTTTTAGTTTTACTAATTCACTGTCAGCTTTCACTTCTGTTCCCTTTGTACTTGCATCTAACATTTAATACTTCTAATACTGCTGTGGGCTAGAAACTAGAGAGAAAAGTTTAACTGCATATTAAATAAGAGCTGAGATTCTTAAAAAGTTTTACCTGGTATTTAAGGGCCTTTTCTACTCTAAATCTAGAGTTGAATTAAAGTTGTTGGAAGCCAGGTTTCTGAATATTTGGCTTATTGCTTATTAtggtaaaaaacaacaacaacaacaacaacaaaaaccttattttctatttttgaaattactttcctgcaatttatgtaaaaataaaaattatgcaatGGTCCTGAAATTCTTCTCACCTTTGATCTATACATTTTGACTAGTTTTAGCCTCCGAAGAAGGTCTTCTTTCTCCTGAACCTGCTTCACCAATTTGGCTTTTTCATCGTTTAATCTTTGTTTAGGAAGCTTCTCATTCACAAACTCATTTTGGAGAGAACTGCATGATCCAGAATCAAGTGACTGAGATTCACAGACACTGAGATTCTtcaaagtatttttcaaatttgtattttcttcaaattCACTGTCTATGTGTTTAAAACTTTCTTGAAATTCCAAACAGTTTTTCTCTGTGGAAGATGCTGGTTTCTCTGAAAAGGTCtgatcattttcttctctctctactTTAAGACGTTTCACCACATTGTAACAGGAATTAAATGAAAATCTTGTTTTCCTCAATCTTTCTCTAAGTGTTGCACTCATAGGCTATAAAGagcacaaaacattaaaaatgtgaatCAAGAAAAACATTCTTGATGTCAATAAATCACCAGAAGTAAAGGCCTTCCATTTCTATTCTAGACACCACTAGATGGCTTTCTGTCTCCACATCCAAAGAAGGCATCACAAAATGACTTTAATTTCTGGAAGctccatttgttttatttcctttttacttcAGCAAGATCAACACCTTTCTAAGTGTCGAGAGGTTTATCCCAGTAATCAAGGAACATTTGTTCAGTAATAAGCACATGCCTGATAGTACTCCAGGTGCTTCAGAATTACAGAGTAAGGAAAAGACAGACTCTGCCACTAAAGACCTTCATAATAATATT is part of the Symphalangus syndactylus isolate Jambi chromosome 2, NHGRI_mSymSyn1-v2.1_pri, whole genome shotgun sequence genome and harbors:
- the SFR1 gene encoding swi5-dependent recombination DNA repair protein 1 homolog isoform X2 — protein: MAEGEKNQDFTFKMESPSDSAVVLPSTPQASANPSSPYTNSSRKQPMSATLRERLRKTRFSFNSCYNVVKRLKVEREENDQTFSEKPASSTEKNCLEFQESFKHIDSEFEENTNLKNTLKNLSVCESQSLDSGSCSSLQNEFVNEKLPKQRLNDEKAKLVKQVQEKEDLLRRLKLVKMYRSKNDLSQLQLLIKKWRSCSQLLLYELQSAASEENKKLSLTQLIDHYGLDDKLLHYNRSEEEFIDV
- the SFR1 gene encoding swi5-dependent recombination DNA repair protein 1 homolog isoform X1, yielding MKNLVVPMWEEKNQDFTFKMESPSDSAVVLPSTPQASANPSSPYTNSSRKQPMSATLRERLRKTRFSFNSCYNVVKRLKVEREENDQTFSEKPASSTEKNCLEFQESFKHIDSEFEENTNLKNTLKNLSVCESQSLDSGSCSSLQNEFVNEKLPKQRLNDEKAKLVKQVQEKEDLLRRLKLVKMYRSKNDLSQLQLLIKKWRSCSQLLLYELQSAASEENKKLSLTQLIDHYGLDDKLLHYNRSEEEFIDV